In Candidatus Promineifilum breve, one genomic interval encodes:
- a CDS encoding ABC1 kinase family protein — MNSESQIDTYRYRRILQFFSGVIARILWWDLVMRRVPVTRQRALASRSDRYRELSRDFRGLAIEMGGVMIKLGQFLSSRVDVLPPEITQELKGLQDEVPPADTAQVMGLLREQLGDIDRRFEYIAPDPLAAASLGQVYRARLKPPRGESGPGAAVVIKVQRPQIESMVRTDLAALRVVARWLMRYKPIRRRANVPALMEEFARTLWEELDYQSEADNAEHFARIHADNDRIYIPRVYREHSTKRVVVLEDVESLKIADVDALTEAGIDTKDVADLLLEAYFKQVFVAEFFHADPHPGNLFVRPQSAAPGELIGAGGPSFQLIFVDFGMAVRVPPATGESLRKVLFGVTQRDAGQLTEAARELGFFLPGADMERIEEAIDTVLTQVWGRNLLDLAQPDPREIEAIGREFRDLLYDFPFQIPQDFIYLGRAMGMISGLVSQLDPQINPWRKIERYGQQLLRSQSVAFLRERGLSGLLEAARPYLETPLRIQRLLEEAEKGRLRVQLKSDRDGLRQQERLEKRVGQLGWSIVSAAGILSATLLYLERRREKRQDGD; from the coding sequence ATGAATAGCGAATCGCAAATCGATACCTATCGCTACCGGCGCATCCTGCAATTTTTTTCGGGGGTGATCGCCCGCATCCTCTGGTGGGACCTGGTGATGCGGCGCGTACCGGTGACCCGCCAACGCGCCCTGGCGTCGCGCTCGGATCGCTATCGCGAGTTGTCGCGCGACTTTCGCGGCCTGGCGATTGAGATGGGCGGGGTGATGATCAAGCTCGGCCAGTTCCTCAGTTCGCGGGTGGACGTCTTGCCACCGGAGATCACCCAGGAACTCAAGGGCTTGCAGGACGAGGTGCCGCCGGCCGACACGGCCCAGGTGATGGGCCTGCTGCGCGAACAGTTGGGCGACATCGACCGCCGCTTTGAATACATCGCGCCCGATCCGCTGGCTGCTGCCTCGCTGGGGCAAGTCTATCGGGCGCGGCTAAAGCCGCCGCGCGGCGAATCGGGGCCGGGCGCGGCGGTGGTCATCAAGGTGCAACGGCCGCAAATCGAAAGCATGGTGCGCACCGATCTGGCCGCGCTGCGCGTCGTCGCCCGCTGGCTCATGCGCTACAAGCCCATTCGCCGCCGCGCCAACGTCCCGGCCCTGATGGAAGAGTTCGCCCGCACCCTGTGGGAAGAGTTGGACTATCAATCGGAAGCCGACAACGCCGAGCATTTCGCCCGGATTCACGCCGACAACGACCGCATCTACATCCCCAGGGTTTATCGCGAGCATTCCACCAAGCGCGTCGTCGTGCTGGAAGACGTGGAGTCGCTGAAGATCGCCGACGTGGACGCGCTGACCGAGGCCGGCATCGACACCAAGGACGTGGCCGATCTACTGCTGGAGGCGTACTTCAAGCAGGTTTTCGTGGCCGAGTTCTTCCACGCCGACCCCCACCCCGGCAACCTGTTCGTGCGCCCGCAATCGGCCGCGCCGGGCGAATTGATCGGGGCCGGCGGGCCGTCGTTCCAGCTCATCTTTGTCGATTTCGGCATGGCCGTGCGCGTGCCCCCCGCCACGGGCGAGAGCCTGCGCAAGGTGCTGTTTGGCGTCACCCAGCGCGACGCCGGGCAACTGACCGAGGCCGCTCGCGAACTGGGTTTCTTCCTGCCCGGGGCCGATATGGAGCGCATCGAAGAGGCGATAGACACCGTCCTCACGCAGGTGTGGGGCCGCAACCTGCTCGACCTGGCCCAGCCCGACCCGCGCGAGATCGAGGCCATCGGCCGCGAGTTCCGCGATCTACTCTACGACTTCCCCTTCCAAATCCCGCAGGACTTCATCTATCTGGGGCGGGCGATGGGCATGATCTCCGGGCTGGTGTCCCAGCTTGACCCGCAGATCAACCCGTGGCGCAAGATCGAGCGCTACGGCCAACAACTCCTCCGCAGCCAAAGCGTGGCCTTTCTGCGCGAGCGTGGCCTCAGCGGGCTGCTGGAAGCGGCCCGCCCTTACCTGGAAACCCCGCTGCGCATCCAGCGCCTGCTGGAGGAGGCCGAAAAAGGGCGCTTGCGGGTGCAGTTGAAGTCCGACCGCGACGGGCTGCGCCAGCAGGAGCGGCTGGAGAAGCGCGTGGGGCAGTTGGGCTGGAGCATCGTCTCGGCCGCCGGTATCCTGTCGGCGACGCTGCTCTATCTGGAGCGACGGCGCGAGAAGCGGCAGGACGGCGATTAG
- a CDS encoding glycosyltransferase family 61 protein, with translation MFRQLITNLDRASGGRLRRTADRAELPAYAGPVVSLCGGRAEAAGIEEFTVLQPVRAVRLDDERQRAFLARQTAVPNVDGAFQTEEAFRATLREVTFDPHSGAVWAADGALVLDSIKNAGRLKHVAATPIAPGTLAGAYSSIAGPISGNVFHWFIESLPRLHSLSSYPEPITLLMPDGLPADRRQQLAACLPPDVTVRFIPANRRVRVERFVLPSFLTTQWDFAYPPHNHLAHVRDRLIGAAGLPPRLVPGERIYILRDRARVRRVINEAAVVELLQTRGFRPYRLEELPFADQVRLFRDAEMVIAPHGAGLANLLFAPPVPVLEFASRAVTPVYFFLTLALGQEYRYLYPLELVDNEPLPGPSDGPLYSAARDLDLTVDLDALRAIVDEWS, from the coding sequence ATGTTCAGGCAGTTGATTACCAACCTTGATCGCGCCAGCGGCGGCCGACTGCGCCGCACCGCCGATCGGGCGGAGCTGCCGGCCTATGCCGGACCGGTGGTCTCGCTATGCGGCGGCCGGGCTGAGGCGGCGGGCATAGAGGAATTTACCGTCCTCCAACCGGTCCGCGCCGTGCGGCTCGATGACGAACGGCAGCGCGCCTTTCTGGCCCGCCAGACGGCCGTGCCCAACGTCGATGGCGCGTTCCAGACCGAGGAAGCGTTCCGGGCCACGTTGCGCGAAGTGACCTTCGACCCCCATAGTGGCGCGGTCTGGGCTGCCGATGGCGCGCTGGTGTTGGATTCGATCAAGAACGCCGGCCGGCTGAAGCACGTTGCGGCCACGCCCATCGCCCCCGGCACATTGGCGGGTGCTTATTCCTCAATCGCCGGCCCCATCTCCGGCAACGTCTTCCATTGGTTTATCGAATCTCTGCCCCGCCTCCACTCGCTATCTTCCTATCCGGAGCCGATCACATTGCTCATGCCCGATGGCCTGCCGGCCGACCGCCGGCAACAGTTGGCCGCCTGCCTGCCGCCTGACGTAACGGTGCGGTTCATTCCGGCCAATCGTCGGGTGCGAGTCGAGCGCTTCGTCTTGCCGTCCTTTCTGACGACGCAATGGGATTTTGCCTATCCACCTCATAATCATCTGGCCCATGTGCGCGATCGGCTCATCGGCGCGGCCGGGTTGCCGCCACGCCTAGTACCCGGCGAACGAATTTACATCTTGCGCGATCGGGCGCGCGTCCGCCGGGTCATCAACGAAGCGGCCGTCGTGGAACTGTTGCAGACGCGCGGCTTCCGGCCCTACCGGTTGGAGGAGTTACCGTTCGCCGACCAGGTGCGCCTCTTCCGCGACGCGGAAATGGTGATTGCGCCGCACGGGGCCGGGCTGGCGAACCTACTTTTTGCGCCGCCCGTCCCCGTGCTGGAATTCGCCAGCCGGGCCGTGACGCCGGTCTATTTCTTCCTGACCCTGGCCCTGGGGCAGGAGTATCGCTATCTATACCCGCTGGAATTGGTCGATAACGAACCGCTGCCCGGGCCGTCCGATGGTCCTCTCTATTCGGCAGCCCGCGACCTCGATTTGACCGTCGATCTCGATGCCCTGCGGGCTATAGTCGATGAGTGGTCGTAA
- a CDS encoding hemolysin family protein, with the protein MNSRLLFEIILLFLLILLNGLFALAELAIVSSRRERLQALIDDGHPGAVIALRMLQEPTALLSTAQVGITLIGILAGAFGGAALTDELALWLEPLPGVGPYSRTIALIIVVGAITFFSVVLGELVPKRLALRNPERIAASVARPMSLLATIARPVVRVLTLATAFFLRLLGVSNDVSEQVVTEEEIKLLVEQGTRSGVFEEAERVMVESIFHLGDRRLRSLMTPRTELVWLDVNDAEPTIRETISQSPHTRFPVGDRTLDHIVGFVHTKDLLSHSWAAAPFDLRAIAQPPLLLPESMLALRALERFKETGVQGALLVDEFGGVEGMVTLFDILEAIVGDIPSREEIAAPPVVRRDDGSYLVEGFLDVEDLKALLAVDELPGEGDFQTLGGFVLFRLGRLPRAGDYVEWGGYRFEIVDMDGNRIDKVLIDRRDGGNQAV; encoded by the coding sequence ATGAACTCTCGACTACTCTTCGAAATAATCCTCCTTTTCCTTTTGATCCTGCTCAATGGCCTGTTTGCCCTGGCCGAGTTGGCGATTGTCTCGTCGCGGCGCGAACGGTTGCAGGCGCTGATCGACGACGGCCACCCGGGTGCGGTCATCGCCCTGCGCATGTTGCAGGAGCCGACGGCCTTGCTCTCGACGGCTCAGGTCGGCATCACCCTCATCGGCATTCTGGCCGGCGCGTTCGGCGGCGCGGCGCTGACGGACGAGTTGGCACTGTGGCTGGAACCATTGCCGGGTGTTGGTCCCTATAGCCGCACCATCGCTCTCATCATCGTCGTGGGGGCCATCACCTTCTTCAGTGTCGTGCTGGGCGAACTGGTGCCCAAGCGGCTGGCGCTGCGCAACCCGGAGCGCATCGCCGCCTCGGTGGCCCGGCCGATGAGTTTGCTGGCGACCATCGCCCGGCCGGTGGTGCGTGTGCTCACGCTGGCCACCGCTTTCTTTTTGCGCCTTCTGGGGGTGAGTAATGACGTCAGCGAGCAGGTCGTCACCGAAGAAGAGATCAAGCTCCTGGTGGAACAGGGCACGCGGAGCGGTGTCTTCGAGGAAGCCGAGCGGGTTATGGTGGAAAGCATCTTCCATCTGGGCGACCGGCGGCTGCGCTCACTGATGACGCCGCGCACGGAGCTGGTCTGGCTCGACGTCAACGATGCGGAGCCGACCATACGCGAGACCATCAGCCAATCGCCCCACACGCGCTTTCCGGTGGGCGACCGGACGTTGGATCATATCGTCGGTTTCGTGCATACCAAAGATTTGCTGTCCCACAGTTGGGCCGCCGCGCCGTTCGACCTGCGGGCTATCGCGCAGCCGCCGTTATTGCTGCCGGAGTCGATGCTCGCCCTGCGCGCGCTGGAGCGCTTCAAGGAGACCGGTGTCCAGGGCGCGCTGCTGGTCGATGAGTTCGGCGGGGTGGAGGGCATGGTGACGCTCTTCGACATTCTGGAGGCCATCGTCGGCGATATCCCCTCGCGCGAGGAGATCGCCGCGCCGCCGGTGGTGCGCCGCGACGACGGCTCCTATCTGGTCGAGGGCTTTCTGGACGTGGAAGACCTGAAGGCGTTGTTGGCCGTCGATGAATTGCCGGGCGAGGGGGATTTCCAGACGCTCGGCGGGTTTGTGCTGTTCCGGCTCGGCCGCTTGCCGCGCGCCGGCGATTACGTGGAATGGGGCGGCTATCGCTTCGAGATCGTCGATATGGACGGCAATCGCATCGACAAAGTGCTAATCGACCGGCGCGATGGCGGCAATCAGGCCGTTTGA
- a CDS encoding ATP-dependent helicase — MDLLANLNEAQRAAVSAPAGALLVVAGPGSGKTRVLTHRIAYLIREMRVSPWHIMAVTFTNKAAREMEHRIEQLLDGRPQGLNMGTFHAICARLLRREVDTLTHYQRDFVIFDTADQLQVIKQALAELNLDDKKFPPNKMLNGISNAKNDLITPAEYVATNYTGAAVQRVYERYQMTLRVNNAMDFDDLMMNVVLLFDEQPEVMARYQERYHHVLVDEFQDTNATQYRLLRQLTGDHNSIFAVGDSDQSIYKWRGADYRNIQNFYRDYPASRTILLEQNYRSTQVILDAAIEVIRHNRDHIPKKLFTERPGGTKISLREAYNESDEAATIVDTIESLMLKNRNGNDFAVMYRTNAQSRAIEEAFVQAGLPYRLVGATQFYQRREVKDIIAYLRLIHNPLDAVSFNRVLNVPTRGIGQQTQAQFNAWAAAGGRQPAEALLRLATDPDAQHPFTGRAYKALYQFGSLYAAWRTLSERVSVGELLDAVLEQINYRAYLEDGTEEGEDRWANVMELRGVAGVDSQMALGDFLQQVSLVAETDNLDSEAQATTLLTLHAAKGLEFPVVFITGLEEGLLPHSRSMDDEDELAEERRLFYVGLTRAKDAIYLSHAFRRTSWGDSSVAVPSRFLSDLPDALVDGQRPGNRRRESIDRMSTWGDKPRTSGGRPTSPSTSSGDRRPPVTNNVWGNSSGRPAQDERRLPPPNTAGDPPRRERPVSARYKTGQKVRHAKFGDGTVIETKVTGSDEEVVVAFPGLGIKRLAASIAALEIIE; from the coding sequence ATGGATTTGCTTGCGAACCTAAATGAAGCTCAACGGGCCGCCGTCAGTGCCCCGGCCGGCGCGCTCCTGGTCGTGGCCGGCCCCGGCAGCGGCAAGACGCGCGTCCTCACCCATCGCATCGCCTACCTCATCCGCGAGATGCGCGTATCGCCCTGGCACATCATGGCCGTCACCTTCACCAACAAAGCAGCGCGGGAAATGGAGCACCGCATCGAGCAGCTGCTCGACGGCCGCCCGCAAGGGTTGAACATGGGCACGTTCCACGCCATCTGCGCCCGCCTCCTGCGCCGCGAGGTGGACACCCTGACCCATTACCAGCGCGATTTCGTCATCTTCGACACCGCCGACCAGTTGCAGGTCATCAAACAGGCCCTGGCCGAACTCAACCTCGACGACAAGAAGTTCCCGCCGAACAAGATGCTCAACGGCATCAGCAACGCCAAGAACGATCTCATCACCCCCGCCGAATACGTGGCGACCAACTACACCGGCGCGGCCGTCCAGCGCGTCTACGAGCGCTACCAGATGACGCTGCGGGTCAACAACGCCATGGACTTCGACGACCTGATGATGAACGTCGTGCTGCTTTTCGATGAACAGCCCGAGGTCATGGCCCGCTATCAGGAGCGCTACCACCACGTGCTGGTGGACGAATTTCAGGATACCAACGCCACCCAGTACCGCCTGCTGCGCCAACTGACGGGCGACCACAACAGCATCTTCGCCGTCGGCGACTCCGATCAATCGATCTACAAGTGGCGCGGCGCGGATTACCGTAACATCCAGAACTTCTACCGCGACTACCCGGCGTCGCGGACGATCTTGCTGGAGCAGAATTATCGCTCGACCCAGGTCATATTGGACGCGGCCATCGAGGTCATTCGCCACAACCGCGACCACATCCCCAAGAAGCTGTTCACCGAGCGGCCGGGCGGCACGAAGATCAGTCTGCGCGAAGCCTACAACGAGTCCGACGAGGCGGCGACGATTGTCGATACGATTGAAAGCCTGATGCTGAAGAACCGTAACGGCAACGACTTCGCCGTGATGTACCGCACCAATGCCCAATCCCGCGCCATCGAAGAGGCGTTCGTGCAGGCCGGGCTGCCCTATCGGCTGGTGGGGGCCACGCAGTTCTACCAGCGGCGCGAGGTCAAGGACATCATCGCCTATCTGCGGCTCATCCACAACCCGCTCGATGCCGTCAGCTTCAACCGCGTCCTCAACGTGCCGACGCGCGGCATCGGCCAGCAGACGCAGGCCCAATTCAACGCCTGGGCGGCCGCCGGGGGACGTCAACCGGCCGAGGCGCTGCTGCGTCTGGCGACCGACCCCGACGCCCAGCACCCCTTCACCGGCCGGGCCTATAAAGCCCTCTACCAGTTCGGCTCGCTCTATGCCGCCTGGCGGACGCTGAGCGAGCGGGTGAGCGTGGGCGAACTGCTCGACGCCGTGCTGGAGCAGATCAACTACCGCGCCTATCTGGAAGACGGCACCGAGGAAGGCGAGGATCGCTGGGCCAACGTCATGGAGTTGCGGGGCGTGGCCGGGGTGGACAGCCAGATGGCGCTGGGCGACTTTTTGCAACAGGTGTCGCTGGTGGCCGAGACCGACAACCTGGACAGCGAGGCCCAGGCGACGACGCTGCTGACCCTCCACGCCGCCAAGGGGCTGGAGTTCCCCGTGGTCTTCATCACCGGGCTGGAGGAGGGGCTGCTGCCCCACAGCCGGTCGATGGACGATGAGGATGAGCTGGCCGAGGAGCGCCGCCTGTTCTACGTCGGCCTGACCCGCGCCAAGGATGCGATCTACCTCTCCCACGCTTTTCGGCGCACGTCGTGGGGGGATAGCTCGGTGGCCGTGCCCTCGCGCTTCCTGTCCGACCTGCCCGACGCGCTGGTCGATGGGCAGCGGCCGGGCAATCGCCGCCGCGAGAGCATCGACCGGATGAGCACGTGGGGCGACAAACCGCGTACGAGCGGCGGCCGTCCGACGTCCCCCTCGACCTCGAGCGGCGACCGCCGGCCGCCGGTCACCAACAACGTGTGGGGCAATTCATCGGGGCGACCGGCCCAGGACGAGCGCCGTCTGCCGCCGCCGAACACGGCCGGCGACCCACCCCGGCGGGAGCGCCCGGTGTCGGCCCGCTACAAGACCGGCCAGAAAGTGCGCCACGCCAAATTCGGCGACGGCACGGTCATCGAGACCAAGGTGACCGGCAGCGACGAAGAAGTCGTGGTCGCCTTTCCCGGCCTGGGTATCAAGCGGCTGGCGGCCAGCATCGCCGCGCTGGAGATCATCGAGTAG
- a CDS encoding NYN domain-containing protein produces MHYLIDGHNLIARTPGLSLADPDDEAKLSALLRRWAAADPRRKVTVIFDAGLPAGEARHLSGGNVKAIFAPNNSSADAALIRRIEALGNPAEFVVVSSDNAVLAAAARRRVATQRSEAFATAMLNDRHFGNREQAPAPRPDAPAMSPDEMQEWLALFGPEPETPRPSRPPRQPAPPPAPPKKKPKTDDEADDIDEWLRLFGYKE; encoded by the coding sequence ATGCACTACCTGATCGACGGCCACAATCTCATCGCCCGCACGCCGGGGCTGTCGCTGGCCGACCCCGACGACGAGGCCAAACTGTCGGCGCTGCTCCGGCGCTGGGCGGCGGCCGACCCGCGGCGCAAGGTGACGGTGATCTTCGACGCCGGGTTGCCGGCCGGCGAGGCGCGCCACCTGTCGGGCGGCAATGTGAAAGCTATCTTTGCCCCCAACAACTCCTCGGCCGACGCGGCGCTCATCCGGCGCATCGAAGCGTTGGGCAACCCGGCCGAGTTCGTCGTCGTCAGCAGCGACAACGCCGTGCTGGCCGCCGCCGCCCGGCGGCGCGTCGCCACGCAGCGGTCGGAGGCGTTCGCCACGGCCATGCTCAACGACCGCCATTTCGGGAACCGCGAGCAAGCGCCGGCTCCCCGACCCGACGCGCCGGCCATGTCGCCCGACGAAATGCAGGAGTGGCTGGCCCTCTTCGGCCCGGAGCCGGAGACGCCCCGCCCCAGCCGCCCGCCGCGCCAACCCGCCCCACCCCCCGCCCCGCCCAAGAAGAAACCGAAAACGGACGACGAAGCCGACGACATCGACGAATGGCTACGGCTGTTTGGCTACAAAGAGTAA
- a CDS encoding UDP-glucose--hexose-1-phosphate uridylyltransferase, whose translation MFDPARHPHRRYNPLTGEWVQVSPHRLQRPWQGHVDEAPAGARPTYDPDCYLCPGNARAGGARNPAYTDTFVFTNDYAAVLPDAPPAPEPAPGPAGLLRAETVPGTARVICFSPRHDLTLPEMEIAAIRKVIETWAEQTADLGRRYRWVQLFENKGALMGSSNPHPHGQIWGIDTLPNEPAKEDIHQRLYFEKEGRPLLLDYAAVEEAAGERVVEANEAWLAVVPYWAIWPFELLLLPRRHVRRLPELDEAERQALAEILKRLLIRYDNLFSTSFPYSMGWHGAPFGPEAQDHWQLHAHFLPPLLRSATIRKFMVGYELLAEAQRDLTAEQAAARLRETPIEHYKLRIR comes from the coding sequence ATGTTCGATCCCGCCCGCCATCCCCACCGCCGCTATAACCCGTTGACCGGCGAATGGGTGCAGGTTTCGCCCCACCGCTTGCAACGGCCGTGGCAGGGCCACGTCGATGAGGCCCCGGCCGGCGCGCGCCCGACCTATGACCCCGACTGCTACCTCTGCCCCGGCAACGCGCGGGCGGGTGGCGCGCGCAACCCGGCTTATACGGATACGTTTGTCTTCACCAATGATTACGCCGCCGTGCTGCCCGACGCGCCGCCCGCCCCCGAACCCGCCCCCGGCCCGGCGGGGTTGCTGCGGGCCGAGACCGTGCCCGGCACGGCGCGGGTTATCTGCTTTTCGCCGCGCCATGACCTGACGCTGCCGGAGATGGAAATAGCGGCCATCCGTAAGGTGATCGAGACGTGGGCCGAGCAGACGGCCGATCTGGGCCGCCGCTACCGTTGGGTGCAACTGTTCGAGAACAAGGGCGCGCTCATGGGCAGTTCCAACCCCCACCCCCACGGCCAGATATGGGGCATCGACACACTGCCCAATGAGCCGGCCAAGGAAGATATCCACCAGCGCCTATATTTTGAGAAAGAGGGCCGGCCGTTGCTGTTGGACTACGCCGCCGTGGAAGAGGCAGCGGGCGAGCGCGTGGTGGAAGCGAACGAGGCTTGGCTGGCGGTCGTGCCCTACTGGGCCATCTGGCCGTTCGAGCTGCTGCTATTGCCGCGACGCCACGTGCGGCGGCTGCCCGAGCTAGACGAGGCTGAGCGGCAAGCGCTGGCCGAAATTCTCAAGCGGTTGCTGATCCGCTATGACAACCTGTTCTCCACCTCGTTCCCCTATTCGATGGGCTGGCACGGCGCGCCCTTCGGCCCGGAAGCGCAGGATCATTGGCAACTCCACGCCCATTTCCTGCCGCCGCTGTTGCGCTCGGCGACGATCAGGAAGTTCATGGTCGGCTATGAACTACTGGCCGAGGCCCAGCGCGACCTGACGGCCGAACAGGCCGCGGCCCGGCTGCGCGAAACGCCTATAGAACATTACAAGCTACGCATTCGCTGA